In Halobacterium noricense, the genomic stretch ATGATGCACGCCGTGTCCTCGCTGGCGGCGGCGCGCACGTCAGCGGGGTCGAGGCTCCCGTCTTCGGCCGTTTCGACGAACACCTGCTCGCCGCCGAGCATGTTCGTCTTCCCCGGGTAGTAGGGGTAGACCGGGTCGGTCATCACGACTTCGTCGCCCGCGCCGCGTTCGAGCGCGCGCCCCATCCCGAGGTAGTTCGCCTCGCCCGCGCCGTTCGTGACGATGACCTGCTCGACGGGGACCTGTCGGCGCGCCGCGATTTCCTCGCGGAGCTCCCGGAGCCCCTCGCTGGGCGGGTACTGGAACTGGCGGCCGCCCGTGTCGGCGTACTCGTGGAGGCCCTCCGCGAGCGCAGGCGGCGACCCCCAGTCGGGGTTCCCCGAGACCATGTTCACCACGTCGGTGTCTGACTTCACCGCGTACTCCATCACGCGGAAGAACAGCGGCTCCTCGTACTCCATACACCAGCGTCTCCGTCCCGCCACGTGGCTCTTTCGCCCGCGGAAACGGGCGGCAGTTGCCGGTACTGTGCGGTTGATTCGCCGGCCGGCCGTCGGTCCATCCATGACCGACTACACTGCACGCGTCCGCGAGTACTACGACGCCGTGGACGCCGACCGCATCGACGACCTTCTCGCCCTGTTCGACGACGACGTCGTCTACGACCGGCCGGGGCAGCCGCCAATCGAGGGCAAGGCCGACCTCGAAGCGTTCTACCGCGAGGGCCGCCCGCTCGAAGACGGCAGTCACACCGTCCACGACGTGCTCGTGGACGGGTCTCGTGCGGCCGTCCGTGGGACGTTCTCGGGCGTGCAGGACGGCGAGCCGGTCGAGTTCGGCTTCGCGGACGTCCACGTCTTCGAGAACGGTCGCATCGCACAGCGTTACACGTACACCGACCGCGACACCGTCTAACGCCACCACCTTCTTGCTCGCCGGCGCGGTAGCCCCGAGCATGCGCGAGTACGCCGCCGACCCGCCGATAGAGGAGGAACTCAACGACGTGCTCCCGGAGGCCGGCCACACCGTCGCGACCGCCGAATCCTGTACCGGGGGGCTCATCGGGTCGCTGCTGACCGACGTATCGGGGTCCAGCGACTACTTCGACCGCGCGCTGGTGACGTACACGTACGACGCCAAACTCGACACCGGGGTCTCCCGCGAGGCGCTGGACGAACACGGCGCCGTCAGCGAGCCCGTCGCCCGACAGATGGCGCAGGCGACCCGCGACGCCGCCGGCACGAGGTGGGGCGTCTCCACGACCGGCATCGCCGGCCCGACCGGCGGAAGCGAGGCCAAGCCCGTCGGAACCGTCTACATCGGCGTCGCGTACGCCGGCGAGTGGGGCACGCAGTCCAGCTACACGGCCGTCGAGCGCCGGGAGTTCGACGGCACGCGCACCGAAATCAAAGAACAGGTTGCGCGGCGCGCGCTCCGCAAACTCCGCGAGGAAGTCGAGGAAGTCCGCAGGTAGCGGCCGCGTGCCGAAACGGTCACGTGGCCGCGTGCTCTCGACCCCGATAATGAACAAGGGCGACCACATCCTCAACGGCATCCTGCTCGCCATCGGGCTGGGTTACGTGCTCTATCCGTCGGGTGGCGTCGAGACGCTGCGCACCATCGCCGCCGTGCTCATTCCCGTCGTGCTGGGCGCGCTGTTCCCGGACGTCGACACCGACTTCGGGAAACACCGCAAGACCCTCCACAACATCCCGGTGCTGGCGCTCTTGTACGTCTTCCCGATGTACTTCGGGAACCTCCAGTACGTCTGGATTGGCGTCGCCACGCACTACGTGCTCGACGTCGTCGGGAGCAAGCGCGGCATCGCGCTGTTCTACCCGCTCTCCGACCAGGAGTACGGGCTGCCGGTCGGCGTCACCACGGTCTCGAAGTACGCCAGCACGGTCACCGTCGTCATCACGCTCGTCGAACTCGCGGCCATCGCGGTCGTCGTCCACGTCGCCCCGCAGTACGTTCCGACCGACGCCGTCAGCGGCCTGCTCTAGTAGACGGCGACGTCGTCGAACTCGCCGCCGTACGCGATGTGACGGGGGTGAGTGGGCTCCATGCCCGAGAGGAGGAGGCGGTCGACCTTCTCCCAGGTGTTCTCGTAC encodes the following:
- a CDS encoding nuclear transport factor 2 family protein, which gives rise to MTDYTARVREYYDAVDADRIDDLLALFDDDVVYDRPGQPPIEGKADLEAFYREGRPLEDGSHTVHDVLVDGSRAAVRGTFSGVQDGEPVEFGFADVHVFENGRIAQRYTYTDRDTV
- a CDS encoding CinA family protein, giving the protein MREYAADPPIEEELNDVLPEAGHTVATAESCTGGLIGSLLTDVSGSSDYFDRALVTYTYDAKLDTGVSREALDEHGAVSEPVARQMAQATRDAAGTRWGVSTTGIAGPTGGSEAKPVGTVYIGVAYAGEWGTQSSYTAVERREFDGTRTEIKEQVARRALRKLREEVEEVRR
- a CDS encoding metal-dependent hydrolase translates to MNKGDHILNGILLAIGLGYVLYPSGGVETLRTIAAVLIPVVLGALFPDVDTDFGKHRKTLHNIPVLALLYVFPMYFGNLQYVWIGVATHYVLDVVGSKRGIALFYPLSDQEYGLPVGVTTVSKYASTVTVVITLVELAAIAVVVHVAPQYVPTDAVSGLL